The Mycolicibacterium parafortuitum nucleotide sequence GCGCCGCGGCGGATCGGAGCCCCGGATGCGAAGAATCGCGTCGTGCTGCTCGACGCCGCCGAGCAACTGCTCATCGAGGAGGGCTACGCCGCGGTGACCTCGCGCCGCGTGGCGGACCGGGCCGGCCTCAAACCGCAACTGGTCCATTACTACTTCCGGACGATGGAGGACCTGTTCCTCGCCGTGTTTCACCGCCGGGCAGAGGAAGGGCTGGCGGTGCTGTCGACCGCACTGCAGTCCCCGCAACCGCTGTGGGCGCTGTGGCGGTTCAGCACGGCACCGGAGGCGACCAGGCTGACGATGGAGTTCATGGGGCTGGCCAACCACCGCAAGGCACTGCGGGCCGAGATCGTCTATTACGCCGAGCGGTTCCGCCAGGAACAGAACCGCGCCATCGCCGAGGCGTTGCAGCGCTACGGCATGGCTACGGACGAGGTTCCGCCGGTGGTCTGGACGGTGTTCGCCACGAGCGTGTCGCAGGCGCTGGTGATGGAACGGGCGCTCGGGATGGACACCGGGCACGCTGAGACCTTCGCGTTCTGCGAGAGCTGGATCCGGCGCCTGGAGGGCGACCCGCTGCCCGAACTGGGCGGCGGCGACGGGTCCGGGGCGACCCCGTAACGACGGTCACCAGAGATAGATCGCCAGCACCGCGAGCCACAGAGTGACGAGCCACGCATCGGTGCTGCGCCGCAACCACACCGGGGCGCTGCGCACCTCCATGAAACAGCGGATGATCACGCGGCACTTGACGAAGCCGAGCATGATCACCGCGACGGTGATCGGCACGCTCGGATCGGCCTGACCGCCGGAGTGTCCCGGCGCCAACCACCACCCGAGCACGGTGATCGCCGAAAGGGCAAGCCAGGCAATGGTGATCGACCGGGCCTCGGATCTCCCCGGCAGCGTTTCGGGTGTGCTCACCTGATCACCTCATCACGTACAGCAGGCCGAAGATGACCACCCACAGCAGGTCCACCATGTGCCAATACACGGCGCTGGACTCCACCATCGACATGCGGCGCTTGCGGGGATTGCGCAACTCCCGCACCGTGATCCCGAGGATCAGCAGCCCCAGCGACACGTGGAACAGGTGCACGCCGGTGAGCATGTAATAGAACATGAAGAACTCGCCGCTGCCCATCGTGTGGCCCTGCGCGACCTTCGACCACCACTCGACGGCCTTGATCACGATGAACACCGCGCCGCACGCGCCGCCGAAGTACGTCAGCCGCAGCGCCGCTGCGATGTCTCCGGCATGCGCGGCGAGCACGCTGCGCGCCACGAACCATGAACTGGTCAGCAGCACAAGGGTGTTGAGCGCCCCGATGTCGAGGTTCAGGTGTTGCTGGGCGGCGAGGAACTCCGCGGGCGCCATGGCGCGATGCACCATGAAGATCAGGAAGTACGAACCGAAGATGATCAGGTCGCCGAGCACCATGACCCACATCGCGCCGTCGCCGGGCAGGTGGATGCGAGTGTCCTTGGCGCCGGGCGTCGGCGGCGTCTGCACGGTTCCGGTCACGGCAGCGGCGCCTGATCGGCCGGTTGCTCCTGGTTGGCCTTCCGCAGGAGCGCGATCACGCAGCACAGCCAGAAGCCGAAGATCGCCGTCCCGGTCCAGAACGACATCGAGCCGTTCCACGCGAACGGGCCCGCGGGGGCCACGAAGACCGGGATCGCCAGGACTTCGGTGACGATCTGCCAGACCGTGACATAGGCCAGCCACTTCGGAAAAATCTGGTTGCGGTCGTAGAGGATCGCGATCGCGAACCCGAAATAGGCAGCGGTGAAACAGCCCAGCGACCCGACATAGGACAGGCAACCCAGGTCGTACAGCAGTGCCAGCACCTCGGGATCACGGTCCGGTCGGAACGTCGCGGTCAGGAAGCAGAACGCCACCAGCAGACAGCCGGGCAGCGCGCCGACGGCCATCCCGCCCATGTACACGTAGGCCATCACCGAACCCGATGTCATGCGCTTCATGTGGTAGACGACGATCCCGTTGGCGACTCCCGCGCCACCCACGATCAGGATCAGGATGCCGAACCCGATCTGGATCGTCAGGTTGTGCGCGGCGAAGAACTCCACCTTCTGGGCCGTCGTGACATCGGGCCGGGGTGGGGGCATGGTCCTGGCGAGCGCGAAGAAGATCACACCGAACGCGGTGTAGAAGGCCGGCACGATCGAGAACACGATCCAGATGTCGCGCTTGCTCGCCGCCGGTCCCGCGGTGGCGGGCGTCGCACCGGACTGCGGTGAGACGACCGCGCTCATCGAGCCACCTGTTCCTGCACCGCCTGCCGGTGGAGTGTGTTGCGCAGCACGAAGAACATCACCGCGACGAACACCGCGAACGCGACGAAGCGCAGCCAGAACGAGATCTCACCGTCCCAGGCGAGTGGGCCCGTGCGGAAAACCGCCGCCGCTGCCGCAGGTGCCATCGCGACCCCGGTGAGAACCGCGAAATGCCCGACCCAGCGCGGAAATACAGCGTTGGGTCCGGTGTCGAGATACACCGCCAGGCCCAGCAACAGATTCTGTGCGACGAGCATGCCCACCGGTGCGACCAGCGTGATCCACGCCAGATCGTTGAGCAGCAGCAGTAGTTCGGGGTTACGGTCGGGGCGGAAGGCCGCGACGAGATAGAAGATGTCGGCGAGCGCGAACAAGGTGGCGCCGCTGACCGCCGCGGTCAGGTAGCAGTACGCGAGCGCGTGGCTCTGCGTCGTCATCCGCTTCATCTGGACGACGATCACCATGAAGAACGGCAACAGCATAATCGCGCAGAGGTTGTAAGTGATCATGCTGAACCGGATCAACGCGGTGTTGTCGGCGTAGAAGCCGGCGACTTCGTCGGCGGACATCTGTGGCGACATCGGCGGCAGAAAGCCGGGAAACGCCACGAACGCGATCAGCAACACCACGCCGAAGACCGGCGCCGTCCACAGCGCGATCAATTGCGTCCGGATGTTGGCCGTCTGCGGCAGATCTTCGGCTTCGGCGAGAATCTGCATCCACTGCCCCCTCACATGGAAGTAGCCGACCGGCTACTTCGCTCGAGAGTAGCCGATCGGCAACCGAACGTGTAGGGGTGAGCGCCGATCCGTCAGAGCGACAGGATCGTCGCCGATGCGGTGCCCGGTGCGCCGTAGACCTGCGCCAACCCGACGCGGGGGGTGCCGGGTACCTGGCGCTCGCCGGCTTCGCCGCGCAGCTGCCGCACCAGCTCGTGGACCTGGCGCAGCCCGGACGCGCCGATCGGCTCACCGTTGGCGATCAACCCGCCGTCGGTGTTGACCGGGAT carries:
- a CDS encoding TetR/AcrR family transcriptional regulator yields the protein MAAPRRIGAPDAKNRVVLLDAAEQLLIEEGYAAVTSRRVADRAGLKPQLVHYYFRTMEDLFLAVFHRRAEEGLAVLSTALQSPQPLWALWRFSTAPEATRLTMEFMGLANHRKALRAEIVYYAERFRQEQNRAIAEALQRYGMATDEVPPVVWTVFATSVSQALVMERALGMDTGHAETFAFCESWIRRLEGDPLPELGGGDGSGATP
- a CDS encoding cytochrome c oxidase subunit 3; translated protein: MWVMVLGDLIIFGSYFLIFMVHRAMAPAEFLAAQQHLNLDIGALNTLVLLTSSWFVARSVLAAHAGDIAAALRLTYFGGACGAVFIVIKAVEWWSKVAQGHTMGSGEFFMFYYMLTGVHLFHVSLGLLILGITVRELRNPRKRRMSMVESSAVYWHMVDLLWVVIFGLLYVMR
- a CDS encoding cytochrome C oxidase subunit IV family protein, coding for MSTPETLPGRSEARSITIAWLALSAITVLGWWLAPGHSGGQADPSVPITVAVIMLGFVKCRVIIRCFMEVRSAPVWLRRSTDAWLVTLWLAVLAIYLW